From the Gouania willdenowi chromosome 19, fGouWil2.1, whole genome shotgun sequence genome, one window contains:
- the qrfprb gene encoding pyroglutamylated RF-amide peptide receptor — protein MAAAAAAAAAAAAASTEITPEGLQRTLRYYNLSRQDFINTFNLDPLVYVPQLPSSAKSTFMVLYVLIFILALSGNTLVIYIIVKKRAMQTATDIFICSLAVSDLLITFFCIPFTLLQNISSEWFGGVLVCKTVPFVQTTAIVTGILTMTCIAIERYQGIVFPLKMRRQYSSTRAFRMLGLVWITSVIVGSPMLFVQQVEVKYDFLYDRSHVSCLENWRSHTHRQVYTTFIMVALFLLPLTAMMFLYTRIAIELWVRKRVGEASVLNTMNHREINKISSKKKRAVKMMITIVLLFTICWAPFHTVHMLFEYYDLEKKYDSVTLNMIMAIVQAIGFFNSFNNPIVYAFMNENFKKSCVSTFSQCLQRPNHQVGVLVAPRLSVQFIIPQSREDLLKQGQGNDSAQPSREQGPSSSSQGDSTMDAMEEKIVTIQTVLPASSSSQIK, from the exons atggcagcagcagcagcagcagcagcagcagcagcagcagcttccaCAGAGATCACTCCTGAGGGTCTGCAGAGGACCCTCCGCTACTACAACCTCAGCCGACAGGACTTTATCAACACTTTTAATCTGGACCCTCTGGTTTACGTCCCACAGTTACCTTCCAGCGCTAAAAGCACCTTCATGGTCCTCTATGTGCTCATCTTCATCCTGGCTCTGAGCGGGAACACGTTGGTCATTTACATCATAGTGAAGAAGAGGGCGATGCAGACAGCCACGGACATCTTCATCTGTTCTCTGGCCGTCAGTGACCTGCTCATCACCTTCTTCTGCATCCCTTTCACTTTGCTGCAGAACATCTCCTCAGAGTGGTTTGGAG GTGTTCTGGTTTGCAAGACTGTCCCCTTCGTCCAGACGACAGCTATAGTAACAGGCATCCTCACCATGACCTGCATCGCTATCGAGCGCTACCAGGGCATCGTCTTTCCGCTCAAAATGAGGCGCCAGTACTCATCGACAAGAGCGTTCAGAATGCTAG GTCTCGTATGGATCACCTCTGTCATCGTGGGTTCACCAATGCTGTTTGTTCAACAGGTAGAG GTGAAGTACGACTTCCTGTACGACCGTTCCCACGTGTCGTGTTTAGAGAACTGGAGGTCCCACACTCACAGGCAGGTGTACACCACCTTCATCATGGTGGCTCTCTTCCTGTTGCCTTTGACGGCCATGATGTTCCTCTACACACGCATCGCCATCGAGCTGTGGGTCCGCAAACGAGTGGGAGAAGCTTCGGTTCTCAACACCATGAATCACAGAGAGATCAATAAGATCTCCAG taaaaagaaaagagcagTAAAGATGATGATCACCATCGTCCTGCTGTTCACCATTTGCTGGGCACCGTTCCATACAGTCCACATGCTCTTCGAATACT ATGACCTGGAGAAGAAATACGACAGCGTCACACTCAACATGATCATGGCCATCGTGCAAGCCATCGGCTTCTTCAACAGCTTCAACAACCCCATCGTCTACGCCTTCATGAATGAGAACTTCAAGAAGAGCTGCGTTTCCACCTTCTCCCAATGCCTCCAAAGACCCAACCACCAAGTGGGTGTCCTCGTGGCACCCAGACTGTCCGTGCAGTTCATTATACCCCAGAGCAGAGAAGATCTGTTGAAGCAGGGCCAGGGCAATGACTCGGCACAGCCTTCAAGAGAACAAGGACCTTCAAGCTCATCTCAGGGAGACAGCACCATGGACGCCATGGAAGAGAAAATCGTTACGATCCAGACGGTGCTGCCTGCAAGCAGCTCCTCTCAAATCAAATGA
- the polr3a gene encoding DNA-directed RNA polymerase III subunit RPC1 isoform X2, translated as MVKEQFRETDVARKISHICFGMKSAEQMRQQAHLQVVSKNLYSQDTKHTPLPYGVLDHRMGTSEKDRPCLTCGKNLADCLGHYGYLDLELPCFHVGYFKAIIGILQMICKTCSSIMLTSEEKLLFMDHLKRPTLAYLQKRGLKKKISDKCRKRTICLSCGAFNGTVKKCGLLKIIHEKYKTNKKAVDPSVSEFMQSFDTAVEHNKLMEPLLTRAQENLNPLVVLNIFKRIPLEDVPLLLMNPDAGKPADLIITRLLVPPLCIRPSVVSDLKSGTNEDDLTMKLTEIIFLNDVIKKHRMTGAKTQMIMEDWDFLQLQCALYINSELSGIPLNMAPKKWTRGFVQRLKGKQGRFRGNLSGKRVDFSGRTVISPDPNLRIDEVAVPVHVAKILTYPERVNKANLELMRKLVRNGPDAHPGANFLQSRHNQIKRFLKYGNREKIAQELRFGDVVERHLMDGDIVLFNRQPSLHKLSIMAHIARVKPHRTFRFNECVCTPYNADFDGDEMNLHLPQTEEAKAEALVLMGTKANLVTPRNGEPLIAAIQDFLTGAYLLTLKDTFFDRAKACQIVASILVGKDEKVKVTLPRPSILKPIALWTGKQIFSVILKPGDDCPVKANLRTKGKQYCGKGEDLCFNDSFVVIHNSELMCGSMDKSTLGSGSKNNIFYILLRDWGQLEAANAMSRLARLAPVFLSNRGFSIGIGDVTPGQGLLKAKHDLLDDGYKKCDEYIEALQTGKLQQQPGCTAEETLEALILKELSVIRDRAGSACLRELDKSNSPLIMALCGSKGSFINISQMIACVGQQAISGSRVPDGFENRSLPHFEKHSKLPAAKGFVADSFYSGLTPTEFFFHTMAGREGLVDTAVKTAETGYMQRRLVKSLEDLCSQYDLTVRSSTGDIIQFIYGGDGLDPAAMEGKDEPLEFKRVLDHIRAVYACPEEPTLSQNELVLTAEAIMKRVDFLCCRDSFLEEIKKFIRSVSDRIKKTRDKYGINDNGTSEPKVLYQLDRITPTQLEKFLEICRDKYMRAQMEPGSAVGALCAQSIGEPGTQMTLKTFHFAGVASMNITLGVPRIKEIINASKNISTPIITSHLDVEDDADFARLVKGRIEKTLLGEISEYIEEVFLPDDCFILVKLSLERIRLLRLEVNAETVRYSICMSKLRVKPGDIAVHGEAVVCVSPRENNKSSMYYVLQSLKEDLPKVVVQGIPEVTRAVIHIDEQSGKNKYKLLVEGDNLRAVMATHGVNGSRTTSNNTYEVEKTLGIEAARSTIINEIQYTMVNHGMSIDRRHVMLLADLMSYKGEILGITRFGLAKMKESVLMLASFEKTADHLFDAAYFGQKDSVCGVSECIIMGIPMNIGTGLFKLLHKADKHPSPTLRPVLFDSAEFHLPLVT; from the exons aagCCACATCTGCTTTGGGATGAAATCTGCGGAGCAGATGCGTCAGCAGGCCCACCTCCAGGTTGTCAGCAAGAACCTGTACAGCCAGGACACCAAGCATACCCCGCTCCCCTACGGTGTATTGGACCACCGCATG GGCACCAGTGAAAAGGACAGACCATGTCTGACGTGTGGGAAGAATCTGGCAGACTGTCTAGGACATTATGGTTACCTGGACCTGGAGCTGCCCTGCTTTCATGTCGGCTATTTTAAAGCCATCATAGGAATCCTGCAG ATGATCTGCAAGACATGTTCGAGCATCATGTTGACCAGCGAGGAGAAACTGCTGTTCATGGATCACTTGAAGCGTCCTACCCTGGCATATCTCCAGAAACGGGGGTTAAAAAAGAAGATATCGGATAAATGTCGCAAAAGGACAATCTGTCTGAGTTGTGGCGCTTTCAATG GGACTGTGAAGAAATGTGGCCTTCTTAAAATCATCCACGAAAAGTATAAAACCAACAAGAAGGCGGTGGATCCAAGTGTGTCGGAGTTCATGCAGTCTTTTGATACGGCCGTCGAACACAACAAACTGATGGAACCTCTGCTGACCAGAGCACAG GAGAACCTCAACCCTCTGGTGGTGCTGAACATTTTTAAGAGGATTCCCCTGGAAGATGTCCCTTTGCTGTTAATGAACCCCGATGCTGGGAAACCTGCCGACCTCATCATCACTCGTCTGCTCGTCCCTCCCCTCTGCATCCGACCCTCCGTGGTCAGCGACCTTAAGTCTGGCACCAACGAGGACGACCTCACCATGAAGCTGACGGAGATCATCTTCCTCAATGACGTCATCAAGAAG CATAGAATGACTGGAGCAAAGACCCAGATGATCATGGAGGACTGGGACTTCCTCCAGCTGCAGTGTGCTCTGTACATCAACAGTGAACTCTCAGGAATCCCCCTCAACATGGCACCCAAAAAATGGACCAGAGGCTTTGTGCAAAGACTCAAAGGAAAACAAG GTCGATTCAGAGGAAACCTGTCGGGAAAAAGGGTGGACTTCTCTGGCAGAACTGTAATCTCTCCAGACCCCAACTTGAGGATCGACGAGGTGGCTGTGCCTGTGCACGTGGCCAAAATCCTGACGTACCCCGAGAGG GTAAACAAAGCCAATCTGGAGCTCATGAGGAAACTTGTGCGTAACGGTCCTGATGCTCATCCTGGAGCCAACTTCCTCCAGAGTCGTCACAACCAAATCAAAAG GTTTTTAAAATATGGAAACCGTGAAAAGATTGCTCAGGAGCTGAGGTTTGGAGATGTGGTGGAAAGGCACCTGATGGACGGAGACATCGTTCTCTTCAACCGACAGCCGTCGCTGCACAAACTCAGTATCATGGCCCACATT GCCAGAGTCAAACCTCACCGAACGTTTCGGTTCAACGAGTGTGTTTGCACGCCCTACAACGCTGACTTTGACGGTGATGAAATGAACCTCCACCTCCCTCAGACTGAGGAGGCCAAAGCCGAAGCCCTGGTCCTGATGGGC ACAAAAGCTAATCTCGTCACCCCAAGAAACGGAGAACCTTTGATTGCTGCTATTCAGGACTTTCTCACAG GTGCCTACCTCTTGACATTGAAGGACACTTTTTTTGACAGAGCAAAAGCCTGCCAGATAGTTGCATCAATTCTGGTGGGCAAAGATGAAAAAGTCAAGGTCACTCTGCCTCGACCTTCCATATTAAAG CCCATCGCTCTATGGACAGGCAAACAGATCTTCAGCGTTATTCTGAAGCCAGGTGATGATTGTCCAGTCAAGGCCAACCTTCGGACCAAGGGCAAACAATACTGTGGCAAGGGAGAGGATCTCTGTTTCAATGATTCCT TTGTTGTGATTCACAACAGTGAGCTGATGTGTGGCAGCATGGACAAGAGCACCTTGGGATCTGGATCCAAGAACAACATTTTCTACATCCTGCTCAGGGACTGGGGACAGCTCGAGGCTGCCAACGCCATGTCCCGCCTGGCAAGACTCGCACCAGTCTTTCTAT ctAACAGGGGATTCTCTATTGGAATTGGTGACGTGACCCCCGGCCAGGGTCTACTGAAGGCCAAACATGACCTCCTGGATGACGGTTACAAAAAGTGCGATGAATACATTGAAGCTCTTCAGACGGGCAAATTGCAGCAGCAACCAGGTTGCACAGCAGAAGAGACTCTGGAG GCTTtgatcttaaaagagctgtcAGTCATCAGAGACAGAGCTGGAAGTGCCTGTCTCAGGGAACTGGACAAGAGCAACAGTCCTCTCATCATGGCTCTCTGTGGCTCCAAAG GATCCTTCATTAACATCTCTCAGATGATTGCCTGTGTGGGTCAGCAGGCCATAAGTGGCTCTAGAGTCCCTGATGGTTTTGAGAATCGTTCTCTACCTCACTTTGAAAAACACTCCAAA CTGCCTGCAGCCAAAGGCTTTGTGGCTGACAGCTTCTATTCTGGTCTGACACCCACGGAGTTCTTTTTCCACACCATGGCTGGTCGAGAGGGTCTGGTGGACACTGCTGTGAAAACTGCAGAGACTGGATATATGCAG AGACGTTTGGTGAAGTCTTTGGAGGATCTGTGCTCACAGTACGATTTGACAGTCCGCAGCTCCACTGGTGACATCATACAGTTCATTTATGGGGGGGATGGTCTGGATCCCGCCGCTATGGAGGGAAAAGACGAGCCTCTGGAGTTCAAGCGAGTGCTGGACCATATCAGG GCGGTGTATGCGTGTCCAGAGGAGCCGACCCTCAGTCAGAATGAGCTGGTCCTTACTGCGGAAGCCatcatgaaaagagtggatttCTTATGCTGCAGAGACAGCTTTTTAGAG GAGATTAAAAAGTTCATCCGTAGCGTGTCCGACAGAATCAAGAAAACCAGAGATAAATACGGGATCAACGACAACGGCACGAGTGAG CCGAAAGTTCTGTATCAGCTGGATCGCATCACCCCCACTCAGCTGGAAAAGTTTCTTGAGATTTGCAGAGACAAATATATGAG AGCTCAGATGGAGCCCGGCTCAGCGGTGGGCGCTCTGTGCGCACAAAGCATCGGAGAGCCCGGTACGCAGATGACGCTGAAAACCTTTCATTTCGCTGGTGTCGCCTCCATGAACATCACTCTGGGAGTTCCTCGCATCAAAGAGATTATCAATGCCTCCAAGAACATCAG CACCCCTATCATCACGTCTCATTTGGATGTCGAGGATGACGCTGATTTTGCCAGGCTggtgaaaggaaggattgaaAAGACTCTTCTTGGAGAA ATTTCTGAGTACATTGAGGAGGTTTTTCTTCCAGATGACTGTTTTATCCTCGTGAAATTGTCACTGGAGAGAATTAGACTGCTGCGTCTGGAG GTAAACGCAGAAACCGTACGCTACTCAATCTGCATGTCCAAGCTTCGAGTTAAACCAGGTGACATCGCGGTGCACGGCGAGGCGGTCGTGTGTGTGTCCCCacgagaaaacaacaaaagctcCATGTACTATGTGCTGCAGTCGTTAAAAGAGGACCTCCCTAAG GTGGTGGTTCAAGGGATTCCAGAGGTGACTCGAGCTGTCATACACATTGATGAACAAAGTGGAAAGAACAAATACAAACTTCTAGTGGAGGGCGACAACCTGAGAGCTGTCATGGCAACGCATGGAGTGAATGGGAGCAGGACCACTTCCAACAATACGTATGAG GTTGAGAAGACTTTAGGGATCGAAGCTGCTCGATCCACCATCATCAATGAGATTCAGTACACCATGGTGAACCACGGCATGAGCATCGACCGGCGACACGTCATGCTTCTAGCAGACCTCATGTCCTATAAG GGGGAGATTCTGGGAATTACCAGGTTTGGTTTGGCCAAAATGAAGGAAAGTGTCCTGATGCTGGCGTCCTTTGAGAAAACAGCCGATCATCTCTTTGATGCTGCGTATTTTGGACAAAAAGATTCAGTCTGTG GTGTGtctgaatgcattattatgGGCATTCCAATGAATATCGGAACCGGTCTGTTCAAACTCCTCCACAAGGCGGATAAGCACCCGTCCCCAACACTAAGGCCTGTCCTGTTCGACAGCGCAGAATTTCATCTACCGCTGGTCACATAG
- the polr3a gene encoding DNA-directed RNA polymerase III subunit RPC1 isoform X1, with amino-acid sequence MVKEQFRETDVARKISHICFGMKSAEQMRQQAHLQVVSKNLYSQDTKHTPLPYGVLDHRMGTSEKDRPCLTCGKNLADCLGHYGYLDLELPCFHVGYFKAIIGILQMICKTCSSIMLTSEEKLLFMDHLKRPTLAYLQKRGLKKKISDKCRKRTICLSCGAFNGTVKKCGLLKIIHEKYKTNKKAVDPSVSEFMQSFDTAVEHNKLMEPLLTRAQENLNPLVVLNIFKRIPLEDVPLLLMNPDAGKPADLIITRLLVPPLCIRPSVVSDLKSGTNEDDLTMKLTEIIFLNDVIKKHRMTGAKTQMIMEDWDFLQLQCALYINSELSGIPLNMAPKKWTRGFVQRLKGKQGRFRGNLSGKRVDFSGRTVISPDPNLRIDEVAVPVHVAKILTYPERVNKANLELMRKLVRNGPDAHPGANFLQSRHNQIKRFLKYGNREKIAQELRFGDVVERHLMDGDIVLFNRQPSLHKLSIMAHIARVKPHRTFRFNECVCTPYNADFDGDEMNLHLPQTEEAKAEALVLMGTKANLVTPRNGEPLIAAIQDFLTGAYLLTLKDTFFDRAKACQIVASILVGKDEKVKVTLPRPSILKPIALWTGKQIFSVILKPGDDCPVKANLRTKGKQYCGKGEDLCFNDSFVVIHNSELMCGSMDKSTLGSGSKNNIFYILLRDWGQLEAANAMSRLARLAPVFLSNRGFSIGIGDVTPGQGLLKAKHDLLDDGYKKCDEYIEALQTGKLQQQPGCTAEETLEALILKELSVIRDRAGSACLRELDKSNSPLIMALCGSKGSFINISQMIACVGQQAISGSRVPDGFENRSLPHFEKHSKLPAAKGFVADSFYSGLTPTEFFFHTMAGREGLVDTAVKTAETGYMQRRLVKSLEDLCSQYDLTVRSSTGDIIQFIYGGDGLDPAAMEGKDEPLEFKRVLDHIRAVYACPEEPTLSQNELVLTAEAIMKRVDFLCCRDSFLEELTETGSEKYLEEIKKFIRSVSDRIKKTRDKYGINDNGTSEPKVLYQLDRITPTQLEKFLEICRDKYMRAQMEPGSAVGALCAQSIGEPGTQMTLKTFHFAGVASMNITLGVPRIKEIINASKNISTPIITSHLDVEDDADFARLVKGRIEKTLLGEISEYIEEVFLPDDCFILVKLSLERIRLLRLEVNAETVRYSICMSKLRVKPGDIAVHGEAVVCVSPRENNKSSMYYVLQSLKEDLPKVVVQGIPEVTRAVIHIDEQSGKNKYKLLVEGDNLRAVMATHGVNGSRTTSNNTYEVEKTLGIEAARSTIINEIQYTMVNHGMSIDRRHVMLLADLMSYKGEILGITRFGLAKMKESVLMLASFEKTADHLFDAAYFGQKDSVCGVSECIIMGIPMNIGTGLFKLLHKADKHPSPTLRPVLFDSAEFHLPLVT; translated from the exons aagCCACATCTGCTTTGGGATGAAATCTGCGGAGCAGATGCGTCAGCAGGCCCACCTCCAGGTTGTCAGCAAGAACCTGTACAGCCAGGACACCAAGCATACCCCGCTCCCCTACGGTGTATTGGACCACCGCATG GGCACCAGTGAAAAGGACAGACCATGTCTGACGTGTGGGAAGAATCTGGCAGACTGTCTAGGACATTATGGTTACCTGGACCTGGAGCTGCCCTGCTTTCATGTCGGCTATTTTAAAGCCATCATAGGAATCCTGCAG ATGATCTGCAAGACATGTTCGAGCATCATGTTGACCAGCGAGGAGAAACTGCTGTTCATGGATCACTTGAAGCGTCCTACCCTGGCATATCTCCAGAAACGGGGGTTAAAAAAGAAGATATCGGATAAATGTCGCAAAAGGACAATCTGTCTGAGTTGTGGCGCTTTCAATG GGACTGTGAAGAAATGTGGCCTTCTTAAAATCATCCACGAAAAGTATAAAACCAACAAGAAGGCGGTGGATCCAAGTGTGTCGGAGTTCATGCAGTCTTTTGATACGGCCGTCGAACACAACAAACTGATGGAACCTCTGCTGACCAGAGCACAG GAGAACCTCAACCCTCTGGTGGTGCTGAACATTTTTAAGAGGATTCCCCTGGAAGATGTCCCTTTGCTGTTAATGAACCCCGATGCTGGGAAACCTGCCGACCTCATCATCACTCGTCTGCTCGTCCCTCCCCTCTGCATCCGACCCTCCGTGGTCAGCGACCTTAAGTCTGGCACCAACGAGGACGACCTCACCATGAAGCTGACGGAGATCATCTTCCTCAATGACGTCATCAAGAAG CATAGAATGACTGGAGCAAAGACCCAGATGATCATGGAGGACTGGGACTTCCTCCAGCTGCAGTGTGCTCTGTACATCAACAGTGAACTCTCAGGAATCCCCCTCAACATGGCACCCAAAAAATGGACCAGAGGCTTTGTGCAAAGACTCAAAGGAAAACAAG GTCGATTCAGAGGAAACCTGTCGGGAAAAAGGGTGGACTTCTCTGGCAGAACTGTAATCTCTCCAGACCCCAACTTGAGGATCGACGAGGTGGCTGTGCCTGTGCACGTGGCCAAAATCCTGACGTACCCCGAGAGG GTAAACAAAGCCAATCTGGAGCTCATGAGGAAACTTGTGCGTAACGGTCCTGATGCTCATCCTGGAGCCAACTTCCTCCAGAGTCGTCACAACCAAATCAAAAG GTTTTTAAAATATGGAAACCGTGAAAAGATTGCTCAGGAGCTGAGGTTTGGAGATGTGGTGGAAAGGCACCTGATGGACGGAGACATCGTTCTCTTCAACCGACAGCCGTCGCTGCACAAACTCAGTATCATGGCCCACATT GCCAGAGTCAAACCTCACCGAACGTTTCGGTTCAACGAGTGTGTTTGCACGCCCTACAACGCTGACTTTGACGGTGATGAAATGAACCTCCACCTCCCTCAGACTGAGGAGGCCAAAGCCGAAGCCCTGGTCCTGATGGGC ACAAAAGCTAATCTCGTCACCCCAAGAAACGGAGAACCTTTGATTGCTGCTATTCAGGACTTTCTCACAG GTGCCTACCTCTTGACATTGAAGGACACTTTTTTTGACAGAGCAAAAGCCTGCCAGATAGTTGCATCAATTCTGGTGGGCAAAGATGAAAAAGTCAAGGTCACTCTGCCTCGACCTTCCATATTAAAG CCCATCGCTCTATGGACAGGCAAACAGATCTTCAGCGTTATTCTGAAGCCAGGTGATGATTGTCCAGTCAAGGCCAACCTTCGGACCAAGGGCAAACAATACTGTGGCAAGGGAGAGGATCTCTGTTTCAATGATTCCT TTGTTGTGATTCACAACAGTGAGCTGATGTGTGGCAGCATGGACAAGAGCACCTTGGGATCTGGATCCAAGAACAACATTTTCTACATCCTGCTCAGGGACTGGGGACAGCTCGAGGCTGCCAACGCCATGTCCCGCCTGGCAAGACTCGCACCAGTCTTTCTAT ctAACAGGGGATTCTCTATTGGAATTGGTGACGTGACCCCCGGCCAGGGTCTACTGAAGGCCAAACATGACCTCCTGGATGACGGTTACAAAAAGTGCGATGAATACATTGAAGCTCTTCAGACGGGCAAATTGCAGCAGCAACCAGGTTGCACAGCAGAAGAGACTCTGGAG GCTTtgatcttaaaagagctgtcAGTCATCAGAGACAGAGCTGGAAGTGCCTGTCTCAGGGAACTGGACAAGAGCAACAGTCCTCTCATCATGGCTCTCTGTGGCTCCAAAG GATCCTTCATTAACATCTCTCAGATGATTGCCTGTGTGGGTCAGCAGGCCATAAGTGGCTCTAGAGTCCCTGATGGTTTTGAGAATCGTTCTCTACCTCACTTTGAAAAACACTCCAAA CTGCCTGCAGCCAAAGGCTTTGTGGCTGACAGCTTCTATTCTGGTCTGACACCCACGGAGTTCTTTTTCCACACCATGGCTGGTCGAGAGGGTCTGGTGGACACTGCTGTGAAAACTGCAGAGACTGGATATATGCAG AGACGTTTGGTGAAGTCTTTGGAGGATCTGTGCTCACAGTACGATTTGACAGTCCGCAGCTCCACTGGTGACATCATACAGTTCATTTATGGGGGGGATGGTCTGGATCCCGCCGCTATGGAGGGAAAAGACGAGCCTCTGGAGTTCAAGCGAGTGCTGGACCATATCAGG GCGGTGTATGCGTGTCCAGAGGAGCCGACCCTCAGTCAGAATGAGCTGGTCCTTACTGCGGAAGCCatcatgaaaagagtggatttCTTATGCTGCAGAGACAGCTTTTTAGAG gaaTTGACTGAGACTGGCTCAGAGAAGTACCTGGAG GAGATTAAAAAGTTCATCCGTAGCGTGTCCGACAGAATCAAGAAAACCAGAGATAAATACGGGATCAACGACAACGGCACGAGTGAG CCGAAAGTTCTGTATCAGCTGGATCGCATCACCCCCACTCAGCTGGAAAAGTTTCTTGAGATTTGCAGAGACAAATATATGAG AGCTCAGATGGAGCCCGGCTCAGCGGTGGGCGCTCTGTGCGCACAAAGCATCGGAGAGCCCGGTACGCAGATGACGCTGAAAACCTTTCATTTCGCTGGTGTCGCCTCCATGAACATCACTCTGGGAGTTCCTCGCATCAAAGAGATTATCAATGCCTCCAAGAACATCAG CACCCCTATCATCACGTCTCATTTGGATGTCGAGGATGACGCTGATTTTGCCAGGCTggtgaaaggaaggattgaaAAGACTCTTCTTGGAGAA ATTTCTGAGTACATTGAGGAGGTTTTTCTTCCAGATGACTGTTTTATCCTCGTGAAATTGTCACTGGAGAGAATTAGACTGCTGCGTCTGGAG GTAAACGCAGAAACCGTACGCTACTCAATCTGCATGTCCAAGCTTCGAGTTAAACCAGGTGACATCGCGGTGCACGGCGAGGCGGTCGTGTGTGTGTCCCCacgagaaaacaacaaaagctcCATGTACTATGTGCTGCAGTCGTTAAAAGAGGACCTCCCTAAG GTGGTGGTTCAAGGGATTCCAGAGGTGACTCGAGCTGTCATACACATTGATGAACAAAGTGGAAAGAACAAATACAAACTTCTAGTGGAGGGCGACAACCTGAGAGCTGTCATGGCAACGCATGGAGTGAATGGGAGCAGGACCACTTCCAACAATACGTATGAG GTTGAGAAGACTTTAGGGATCGAAGCTGCTCGATCCACCATCATCAATGAGATTCAGTACACCATGGTGAACCACGGCATGAGCATCGACCGGCGACACGTCATGCTTCTAGCAGACCTCATGTCCTATAAG GGGGAGATTCTGGGAATTACCAGGTTTGGTTTGGCCAAAATGAAGGAAAGTGTCCTGATGCTGGCGTCCTTTGAGAAAACAGCCGATCATCTCTTTGATGCTGCGTATTTTGGACAAAAAGATTCAGTCTGTG GTGTGtctgaatgcattattatgGGCATTCCAATGAATATCGGAACCGGTCTGTTCAAACTCCTCCACAAGGCGGATAAGCACCCGTCCCCAACACTAAGGCCTGTCCTGTTCGACAGCGCAGAATTTCATCTACCGCTGGTCACATAG